CCCAGGTGAAGCCCATTCCGCCGTGCACCTGAAGGCAGTCACGGGCGCCGCGTACCGCAGCCTCGTCGGCGAGCAGCCGAGCCGCCGCGATGTCCGTCCGGTCGGCGGTGACGGCGGCGGCATACACCGCCGCCCGGGCCACCTCCGCCCGCACCAGCATCCCGGCGCACAGATGCTTGACCGCCTGGAAGGCTCCGATCGGCTGCCCGAACTGCTCACGGGTCCGGGCGTGTTGCACCGCCAGCTCGCACACCCGCCCGGCCGTGCCCAACTGTTCGGCGGCGGTCAGGAGTACGGCGGCGGGGTCCACTGCGGCCCCGCCCTCACCCACCCGGTGCAGCGGAGTCAGCGGATCCACCGACCGCAGCGGTACGGCCCCGGCGGCGTCCCCTCGTACGATGTCCGCCTCGCCCAGCCACTCCACGAGCCCGCTGCCGTCCACGGCGGCGACCACGGTCTCCCCGTCCGCCGCGCCCGCCGCCTCCCCCGCCGCCAGATGTGTGGCGATCAGCGGCCCCGGCAGCAGCGCCCGGCCCGCCTCCTCGAAGGCCAACACCGCTTCGGGCAGCCCGAGTCCGACCCCGCCGTCCGCCTCCGGCAGCCGCAGCGCGAAGAACCCCGCCTCACCGAGCGCCCGCCAGAGGCCACGGTCCAGCGCGGGTGCGTTCACGGCAGCCCGCAGCGCCTCGGCGTCGAAGCGCCGTGCCAGCAGTTGTCGTACGCCGTCACGCAACGCCCGCTGATCCTGGGTGAGTTGGAATTTCATACGCGCAGTCACCGTCCCTTCGGCAGTCCGAGGATGCGCTCGGCCACGATGTTCTGCTGGATCTGCGAGGTGCCGGCGGCGATGGTGTAGGAGAGGGACGACAAGCGGTCCAGCGTCCAGGGCCGGTCGACGTCGAGGGAGTCCGGCCCCAGGACGTCGGCAGCGGTGTCGTACAGCTCCTGCCGCGCCTGCGAATACCTCAGTTTGAAAACCGAACTCCCCACTCCGGGGACCCCGCTCTCCGCCTCGCTCACATTCCACTGGGTCAGCCGCCACAGCGCCCGGAGCTGCGCATTCAGCCTGCCCAGCCTGCGCCGCAGCACGGGATCGTCCCAGCGGCCGTTCTTCCGTGCCTCACCGGCGAGTTCGCGCAGGACGCGGCGGCAGGCGACCACCTCGCCGACGAAGGCCGTGCCGCGCTCGAAGGAGAGGGTCACCATCGTCACGCGCCAGCCGTCGTCCTCGTCACCGACGCGGTTGGCGACCGGGATGCGGACCTCGTCGAGGAACACCTCGGCGAACTCGGCGGATCCGGCGAGCGTGCGCAGCGGACGTACGGTGATGCCCGGGGCGTCCATGGGCATGGCGAGCCAGGTGATGCCGCGGTGCTTGGGCGCGGCGGGGTTGGTGCGGACCAACAGCTCGCACCAGTCGGCCACTTCGGCATGGGAGGTCCAGATCTTGGACCCACTCACTACGTAGTCGTCGCCGTCCCTGCGCGCGCGCGTGCGCAACGCCGCCAGGTCCGATCCGGCGTCCGGTTCGCTGAAGCCCTGGCACCAGACCTCCTCGCCCCGAAGGATCGGCGGCAGCCAGCGCGCCCGCTGCTCCTCGCTCCCCTCGGCGGCGATCGTCGGCCCCGCGTGCAGCAGCCCGACGAAGCCCGCCCCCACGTAGGGCGCGCCCGCCTTCTCGGTCTCCTCCAGGAAGATCAGCCGTACGGTCGGGGAGGCGTCCCAGTGCACGTGCGCGTACCCGGCGTCGTACAGCATGCGCTGCCAGCCGAGGTCGTACGCCCTGCGCGCGGGCCAGTCGTCCGGGGACGGCTTCGGCGGCAGCGTCGGAAGGACCTTCCCCAGCCACTCCCGCAACCGCGCCCGGAACTCGTCCTCTTCGGGCGTGTACGTGAGGTCCATCCACCACCTGCCTGACGATCCGTCAGATTCAGCAGCAGGCTAGCCCCGCACCCCTGGACCGACAAGGCGTCGAGCCCTACGCTCTCCGCACGATCTGACACACCGTCAGCCAGAGGGGGTCGTCGTGAACGACACCGCACACGCCCTGGGTTCCTCGCGCACGCTCTGGGAACTGGTCACACGCCGTGCCGAACTGACCCCCGACCACCCCGTCCTCCTCCAGGACGACCGCACGCTCACCTTCGGTGAGCTGCACGATCGTGCCGAGCGCGTGGCGGCCGGCCTCTACGGCAGGGTTGTACGCGCCGGCACGGTCGTCGCCTGGCAGCTGCCCACCCGCATCGAGACCGCCCTGCTGTCCTGCGCGCTGGCCCGCCTGGGCGCCGTACAGTCGCCGGTCATCCCGTTCTACCGGGACCGCGAAGTCGGTTTCGCCCTACGGGAGTCCAAGGCCGAGTACTTCGCCGTGCCCGGCGAGTGGCGCGGCTTCGACCACACCGCGATGGCGCGCCGGCTCGGCGCGAAGGGGATCTTCGAGGCGTACGACGACCTGCCCGACGGCGATCCCTCCGTACTGCCCGCGCCACCCGCCGACGGCACGGACGTCCGCTGGATCTACTGGACCTCGGGAACCACCTCCGACCCCAAGGGCGTTCTCCACACGGACCGCTCGCTCATCGCGGGCGGCGCCTGCCTCGCCCACGCGCTGCGCCCCACCTCCGCCGACGTCGGCTCGATCGCCTTCCCGTACGCCCATATCGGCGGCCCCGACTACATGGTGATGCTGCTGCTGTACGGCTTCCCGGCAGTGCTGTTCGAGCAGTTCGCGCTGCCGGACGCGCTGGAGGGGTATCGCAAGCACGGGGTGACGATGGCGGGCGGGTCGACGGCCTTCTACTCGATGTTCCTCGCCGAGCAGCGCAAGCGGCCCAAGGAGAAGCTCATTCCGAGCCTGCGGCTGCTCGCCGGCGGCGGGGCGCCGAAGCCGCCGGAGGTCTATCACGCCGTCGTGCGCGAGATGGGCGTGCAGCTCACCCATGGGTACGGCATGACCGAGGTGCCGATGATCACGATGGGGGCGCCGGACGACACGGTCGAGAACCTGGCGACGACCGAGGGGCGGCCACCGGAGGGCATGGAGATTCGGATCGTGGACGGGGAGGTGCGGCTGCGCGGGGAGGCGGTGTGCCGGGGGTATCTGGATCCGGCGCAGACGGCGGAGGCGTTCGACGGGGAGGGGTTCCTGAGGACCGGTGACCTCGGGCGGCTGGCCGACAGCGGGCATCTGGTGCTGACGGGGCGGCTGAAGGACGTGATCATCCGCAAGGGCGAGAACATCTCCGCCAAGGAGATCGAGGATCTGCTGCACCGGCACCCGGACGTCGGGGACGTGGCCGTGATCGGGCTGCCGGACGCCGAGCGCGGGGAGCGGGTGTGCGCGGTGGTGGAACAGCCGCCGGAGGCCGGGGAGTTGACTCTGGAAGCGGTGTCGTCGTACCTGCGCGCGGAAGGGCTGTCGGTGCACAAGCTGCCGGAGCGGCTCGAGGTGGTGGACGCCCTTCCGCGCAACGAGACCTTGCGGAAGGTGCTCAAGTACAAGCTGCGCGAGCGCTATTCAGACAGGTGACGTCATTCGGGCACGGTGAAGTAGCGGGCGAAGGACGAGACGATCTCCGCCTCGCCGATCTTGCCGTCGCCGTCGGTGTCGAGGGTGGCGGCGGCCGTCGCGGCCACGTCCTGGCTCACGCCGAGAGCGGTGAGCACGCGCGCGGTGTCACCGACGGTGGCCGCTCCGTCGCCGTCCCGGTCGGCGAGGTCGAGCGCGGCATGCAGGAAGGGGCGGGCGATCTCGGCGAACCGGTCCGGGTTGTCGCGCAGGCGCTTGACCGCGCCGCCGACGAACTCGTCCCGGGTGATCCGCTGGTCGCCGTCCCGGTCCGCTATGCCGGCCATCCCCTGCCAGAACGCCTCGGCGCCGATGTACAGGGCCTGTCCCTTGTCGGAGCGGGCCGCCGTACCGAACTCCGCGAGCAGCCTCTTGGCCGCCGCGCTGAAGTCCTCACGGTCGATGTAGCCGTTGCCGTCCTGGTCGAAGGTGGCGAACCGGGCGGCGATCCTGCGCTCGTACTCGCTGCTGACCATGTCTCTTCGTGCCGCCTTACGTCACGTGGGGTGCGTACAGGCACGGAGCGTACGACGCCCGGGGCGGCCTTGGCGCGGAAAACGTCGCTTGTGCCAAGACCGGGCTAATTTTGCGACAACGACGTGGCGGAGCAGCGGTGTGACGTGCACCGAGTGCAGGGATCCGATAGCGGCGCGTCACGCCGAGAGCGGTTCGGCCCCCTCGTCGACCGCCGCCGCCACGTCCGGGTACACCTCGAACAGACGGCGTACGCCGAGGGCGCCGAGCACCCTGTTGACGTGGGAGCCGTCCACGGCCCCCTGGGCGGGCAGTATCAGGCGCAGGCTGCCCTGGCAGGAGCGGATGAGGCGGCGGGAGCCGATGAGCACGCCGACGCCGCTGGAATCGCAGAACAGCACCTCGGAGAGGTCGAGGACGAGACTGTGCCGGCCCTCGGCCACCACGTCGTGCACCCGCTGACGCAGCACGGGCGACGTCACCAGGTCCAGCTCGCCCGACACTTGGAGCACGGCCCACTCGCCCTGCTTGTCGCCGGTCACGTAGAACGCCACCACCAGGCCCTTCGTTCGCCGGAAACGGAAGCCTTACCTACGCTTCCTTGCAGCGCGGCTGCCCAGCGGCAGTTCCCCGAAACCAGGTACTGGAAACGGAAACCAATCAGAACAGGCTTGTTCCAGTCGTATTCGATCCTGTTCGATCGAGTCTGATCGCCCCGGGAGTGGGTAGGCGCGCGATGGCACAGGGGCCGGAACCGGGCCTGGAAGGTCCACTACCACCTGCGCCTCTTCGGAGAGCGCCCATTGCCACAAAGGGGCGTGCGTTGTCAGAGGTGCCGACTACATTCGAGATGACGGTGGACGCAGGCCGTACCGGAGAAGAGCAGGGTGAGGGGGCCGTATGGCGAAGAAGGACGCGCCGCCCCGCTGGGACCGCAAGATGCAGCAGCGGCTCGCACGCGGAGAGGCGGCGGCCCTCGGTGAGCTGTACGACCGCTTCGCTTCGCTGGTGCACGGCCTCGCCCACCGCGTCCTCGGCGACGAGCGCGCAGCCGACGGCATCACCAGGGAAGTCTTCGCCCATGTCTGGCAGCATCCGGAGGCGTACGACCCCAAGCAGGGCCCGCTGCGCTCCTGGGTCGCCACGCTGACCCATCGCCTGGCCGTGCAGCGGCTGCGCGCCACCGAGACCGCCGCCCTCACCCGGGGTGGCGGCTCCACCGAGGACCTGGAGCGCAAGGTCCGCCAGGCCT
This genomic window from Streptomyces sp. DG2A-72 contains:
- a CDS encoding acyl-CoA dehydrogenase family protein, translating into MKFQLTQDQRALRDGVRQLLARRFDAEALRAAVNAPALDRGLWRALGEAGFFALRLPEADGGVGLGLPEAVLAFEEAGRALLPGPLIATHLAAGEAAGAADGETVVAAVDGSGLVEWLGEADIVRGDAAGAVPLRSVDPLTPLHRVGEGGAAVDPAAVLLTAAEQLGTAGRVCELAVQHARTREQFGQPIGAFQAVKHLCAGMLVRAEVARAAVYAAAVTADRTDIAAARLLADEAAVRGARDCLQVHGGMGFTWESEVHLHLKRAWVRARRGGASTESEELLAADLVA
- a CDS encoding acyl-CoA dehydrogenase, which gives rise to MDLTYTPEEDEFRARLREWLGKVLPTLPPKPSPDDWPARRAYDLGWQRMLYDAGYAHVHWDASPTVRLIFLEETEKAGAPYVGAGFVGLLHAGPTIAAEGSEEQRARWLPPILRGEEVWCQGFSEPDAGSDLAALRTRARRDGDDYVVSGSKIWTSHAEVADWCELLVRTNPAAPKHRGITWLAMPMDAPGITVRPLRTLAGSAEFAEVFLDEVRIPVANRVGDEDDGWRVTMVTLSFERGTAFVGEVVACRRVLRELAGEARKNGRWDDPVLRRRLGRLNAQLRALWRLTQWNVSEAESGVPGVGSSVFKLRYSQARQELYDTAADVLGPDSLDVDRPWTLDRLSSLSYTIAAGTSQIQQNIVAERILGLPKGR
- a CDS encoding class I adenylate-forming enzyme family protein, producing MNDTAHALGSSRTLWELVTRRAELTPDHPVLLQDDRTLTFGELHDRAERVAAGLYGRVVRAGTVVAWQLPTRIETALLSCALARLGAVQSPVIPFYRDREVGFALRESKAEYFAVPGEWRGFDHTAMARRLGAKGIFEAYDDLPDGDPSVLPAPPADGTDVRWIYWTSGTTSDPKGVLHTDRSLIAGGACLAHALRPTSADVGSIAFPYAHIGGPDYMVMLLLYGFPAVLFEQFALPDALEGYRKHGVTMAGGSTAFYSMFLAEQRKRPKEKLIPSLRLLAGGGAPKPPEVYHAVVREMGVQLTHGYGMTEVPMITMGAPDDTVENLATTEGRPPEGMEIRIVDGEVRLRGEAVCRGYLDPAQTAEAFDGEGFLRTGDLGRLADSGHLVLTGRLKDVIIRKGENISAKEIEDLLHRHPDVGDVAVIGLPDAERGERVCAVVEQPPEAGELTLEAVSSYLRAEGLSVHKLPERLEVVDALPRNETLRKVLKYKLRERYSDR
- a CDS encoding EF-hand domain-containing protein → MVSSEYERRIAARFATFDQDGNGYIDREDFSAAAKRLLAEFGTAARSDKGQALYIGAEAFWQGMAGIADRDGDQRITRDEFVGGAVKRLRDNPDRFAEIARPFLHAALDLADRDGDGAATVGDTARVLTALGVSQDVAATAAATLDTDGDGKIGEAEIVSSFARYFTVPE
- a CDS encoding STAS domain-containing protein encodes the protein MVVAFYVTGDKQGEWAVLQVSGELDLVTSPVLRQRVHDVVAEGRHSLVLDLSEVLFCDSSGVGVLIGSRRLIRSCQGSLRLILPAQGAVDGSHVNRVLGALGVRRLFEVYPDVAAAVDEGAEPLSA
- a CDS encoding sigma-70 family RNA polymerase sigma factor — translated: MAKKDAPPRWDRKMQQRLARGEAAALGELYDRFASLVHGLAHRVLGDERAADGITREVFAHVWQHPEAYDPKQGPLRSWVATLTHRLAVQRLRATETAALTRGGGSTEDLERKVRQASVAARADYIVQAMPVPLRTALELAYFQRRDYRQTAADLGVTEDEARRRLRLGLQLLSTAHDAGAPGAPPGYGGAV